In the genome of Photobacterium sp. TY1-4, one region contains:
- a CDS encoding DNA-binding domain-containing protein: MAASSPPDLQQLQQEFAAALHYQPSPVAAQVENGALSAEQRLQIYRNHFILSLSEVLEAVYPAVQAVIGETCFAQLARQHVLRQPLQHGDVSCYGDRLEDIIAGYPELTDAVPYLAALARLEWQVDRAGHAPASHHTFPFAKLQQLTTGNTADFSRLQLTVPEATNCLDTDYPVATLWQMITHNQIETIDLDQAQSVVIQHRPDHIAVIPTNRAGTALIRLSQRGETLGRASEAMLAELGELVRQQIFSDVQVVPQGDAL, encoded by the coding sequence ATGGCCGCTTCGTCACCCCCTGATCTCCAGCAATTGCAGCAGGAATTTGCCGCCGCCCTGCACTACCAGCCCAGCCCGGTGGCTGCGCAAGTAGAAAACGGTGCCCTGAGCGCCGAGCAGCGACTCCAGATCTACCGCAATCACTTTATTCTCAGCCTGTCCGAGGTGCTGGAAGCTGTTTATCCGGCCGTCCAAGCCGTCATCGGCGAGACCTGTTTTGCCCAGTTGGCCCGCCAGCATGTGCTGCGCCAGCCGTTGCAGCACGGCGATGTCAGTTGCTATGGTGACAGACTCGAAGACATCATTGCCGGATATCCGGAGTTAACCGACGCCGTCCCCTATCTGGCGGCGCTGGCCCGCCTGGAGTGGCAGGTTGACCGCGCCGGGCACGCCCCGGCTTCACATCACACATTTCCGTTTGCCAAGTTACAACAACTCACCACCGGCAATACGGCCGATTTCTCCCGGTTACAACTCACCGTGCCCGAAGCCACCAACTGCCTGGATACCGACTACCCCGTAGCCACCCTGTGGCAGATGATCACCCATAACCAGATCGAGACCATCGACCTGGATCAGGCTCAATCGGTGGTGATCCAGCATCGCCCGGATCACATCGCCGTGATCCCAACCAACCGGGCCGGCACCGCCCTGATCCGCCTCAGCCAGCGCGGCGAGACGCTAGGCCGGGCATCCGAGGCCATGCTGGCCGAACTGGGCGAATTGGTCCGGCAACAAATTTTTTCTGATGTTCAGGTTGTGCCACAGGGAGATGCTTTATGA
- a CDS encoding DoxX family protein: protein MKNIVQQIDRLAERTTEPLIPLLLLFTRLWVAWVFFNAGLIKYASWDSTLYLFEFEYQVPLLPWKWAAYLGTGAELILPAFLALGLLTRPTALALFAFNAIAVVSYPLLWERGFFDHQLWGMMLLVNLFWGAGEVSLDQLFRRAPKQSLLE from the coding sequence ATGAAAAATATTGTTCAGCAGATTGATCGCCTGGCAGAGCGGACGACCGAGCCGCTCATCCCCTTGCTGTTGCTGTTCACCCGGCTGTGGGTCGCCTGGGTCTTTTTCAACGCCGGGCTGATCAAATATGCCAGCTGGGACAGCACCCTTTACCTGTTTGAATTTGAATATCAGGTTCCGCTGCTGCCGTGGAAATGGGCGGCCTACCTCGGCACCGGGGCCGAGCTGATCCTCCCGGCCTTTCTGGCGTTGGGCCTGCTGACCCGCCCGACCGCGTTGGCACTGTTTGCATTTAACGCCATCGCGGTGGTGTCCTACCCGCTGCTGTGGGAGCGCGGTTTTTTTGATCACCAACTGTGGGGCATGATGCTGCTGGTGAATTTGTTCTGGGGCGCCGGGGAGGTTTCCCTCGACCAGCTGTTTCGCCGGGCCCCGAAACAGAGCCTGCTGGAATAA
- the yigB gene encoding 5-amino-6-(5-phospho-D-ribitylamino)uracil phosphatase YigB, translating to MQFYRRYQPPKALTFDLDDTLYDNRPVIRRAEQAMYDWLADVHPISDALTRKDWLRLKFRLAEHNPLLRHDVTQWRYELLKIGLMQLGYAQTLAEQAAQAGVRHVLVVRNQVEVPAETHRVLRELGKRVPMLAITNGNVDVEKIGLSQYFDRVLVAGRDGLAKPEPDLFAQAVALLGLTPGEILHVGDHLVSDVGGAKLHGMQACWLNDQQRQLSREPKAKWLPDVEIHSLSQLLALV from the coding sequence ATGCAGTTTTATCGTCGCTACCAGCCCCCTAAGGCGCTGACATTTGATCTCGATGATACCTTGTACGACAACCGGCCGGTGATCCGGCGGGCAGAGCAGGCCATGTATGACTGGCTGGCGGACGTTCACCCGATCAGCGACGCGCTGACCCGCAAAGATTGGCTGCGGCTCAAGTTCAGGCTGGCCGAGCACAACCCGCTGCTGCGCCACGACGTGACGCAATGGCGCTATGAGTTGCTGAAAATCGGCTTGATGCAGCTGGGCTATGCCCAGACGCTGGCGGAGCAGGCGGCTCAGGCCGGGGTCCGGCATGTGCTGGTGGTCCGCAATCAGGTTGAGGTGCCGGCGGAAACCCACCGGGTGCTCCGTGAGCTGGGCAAGCGGGTGCCGATGCTGGCGATCACCAATGGTAATGTGGATGTGGAAAAAATCGGTCTCAGCCAGTACTTTGACCGGGTTCTGGTGGCTGGCCGGGACGGTCTGGCCAAGCCGGAACCGGATCTGTTTGCCCAGGCGGTGGCTCTGTTGGGACTCACGCCCGGTGAGATTCTGCATGTCGGCGACCATTTGGTCAGTGATGTCGGCGGGGCGAAACTGCACGGGATGCAGGCATGCTGGCTCAATGATCAGCAGCGTCAACTGAGCCGGGAGCCGAAAGCCAAATGGCTGCCGGATGTTGAGATCCATTCTCTGTCCCAGCTGTTGGCGTTGGTCTGA
- the xerC gene encoding tyrosine recombinase XerC, giving the protein MSLPAGLEKPLLRFYEYLRSERELSLHTQHNYKRQLTTMAEQLVDLGVTDWQTVDAAWVRQLASKGMRDGLKASSLSMRLSALRSFLDYLVHQGDLKANPAKGVSAPRKARPLPKNLDVDEMDQLLDVNEDDPLSIRDRAMMELMYGAGLRLSELVNLDVRDISLSKGDIRVIGKGDKERVVPFAGLARDWVGHWLKVRGQLAAGDEPGLFVSKLGQRISTRNVQKRMAEWGQKQAVSSHINPHKLRHSFATHMLESSGDLRAVQELLGHANLSTTQIYTHLDFQHLAQVYDEAHPRAKRGKR; this is encoded by the coding sequence TTGAGCCTGCCAGCTGGACTGGAAAAGCCGCTGCTGCGCTTTTATGAATACCTGCGCAGCGAGCGTGAACTGAGTCTGCACACTCAGCACAATTACAAGCGCCAGCTCACCACGATGGCCGAGCAGCTGGTGGATCTGGGCGTCACCGACTGGCAGACGGTCGATGCGGCCTGGGTACGTCAGTTGGCCAGCAAGGGGATGCGCGATGGTCTCAAGGCCAGCAGCTTGTCGATGCGCCTGTCGGCGCTGCGTAGTTTTCTCGATTATCTGGTCCATCAGGGCGATCTGAAGGCCAATCCCGCGAAAGGGGTGTCGGCACCGCGCAAAGCCCGCCCGCTGCCGAAAAACCTCGATGTCGACGAGATGGATCAGCTGCTCGATGTCAACGAAGATGATCCGCTGTCGATCCGTGATCGGGCCATGATGGAGCTGATGTACGGTGCTGGTCTGCGTTTGTCGGAGCTGGTGAATCTTGACGTGCGGGACATCAGCCTCAGCAAGGGCGATATCCGGGTGATTGGTAAAGGCGACAAAGAGCGGGTGGTGCCGTTTGCCGGACTGGCCCGGGATTGGGTCGGACACTGGCTCAAGGTGCGCGGCCAGCTGGCTGCCGGAGATGAGCCGGGGCTGTTTGTCTCCAAGCTGGGGCAGCGGATTTCGACCCGTAATGTCCAGAAGCGCATGGCCGAGTGGGGTCAGAAGCAGGCGGTGTCGAGCCATATCAATCCGCATAAACTGCGTCACAGCTTTGCCACCCATATGCTTGAGTCTAGCGGGGATCTGCGGGCGGTGCAGGAGCTGCTCGGGCACGCCAACCTGTCGACCACCCAGATCTATACCCACCTCGACTTTCAGCATCTGGCCCAGGTCTATGATGAGGCGCATCCGCGAGCCAAGCGGGGCAAACGCTAG
- a CDS encoding DUF484 family protein, with protein sequence MTDVSQLDELPIAADALLTDQEVAAYLRDHPDFFDRQPDVLDGLQVNHPERGAVSLVEIQLTRLRHQVRDLESEIRGLVAAAGKNSELFEIFARAQHQLFQTHNIYQALVILESLAEKLNLEVSLKLFDSFDDTLFLERKAFEPFRIAHLSQRSVYLGRLRKPESELLFDQPPHLGSFVVLPLGLEQPIGVLSFASPDGGHFQPSMDTLFVEQLALVLTRLIYHWEYTREVID encoded by the coding sequence ATGACCGATGTATCCCAACTGGACGAGCTGCCGATTGCGGCAGACGCCCTGTTGACCGATCAGGAAGTTGCGGCGTATTTGCGTGACCATCCTGATTTTTTTGATCGCCAGCCGGATGTGCTGGACGGCTTGCAAGTCAACCACCCGGAGCGGGGAGCCGTGTCTCTGGTGGAAATCCAGCTGACCCGGTTGCGTCATCAGGTCCGGGATCTGGAAAGCGAAATCCGCGGCCTGGTGGCTGCTGCCGGCAAAAACAGCGAGCTGTTTGAGATTTTTGCCCGGGCGCAGCATCAATTGTTTCAGACCCACAATATTTACCAGGCGCTGGTGATCCTGGAATCCCTGGCGGAAAAGTTGAACCTGGAGGTCAGCCTCAAGCTGTTCGACAGTTTTGACGACACCCTGTTTTTAGAGCGCAAAGCTTTCGAACCGTTCCGGATTGCACATCTGTCCCAACGTTCGGTGTACCTGGGTCGCCTGCGCAAGCCGGAGAGTGAGTTGCTGTTTGATCAGCCGCCGCACCTGGGATCCTTTGTGGTCCTGCCGCTGGGGCTGGAGCAGCCGATCGGGGTGCTGAGTTTTGCCAGCCCGGACGGCGGTCATTTCCAGCCGTCGATGGACACCTTGTTCGTCGAGCAGCTGGCGCTGGTGCTGACCCGTTTGATCTATCACTGGGAATACACCCGTGAGGTGATTGATTGA
- the dapF gene encoding diaminopimelate epimerase: protein MQINFSKMHGLGNDFMVVDCVTQNVFFSPDAIRRLADRHRGIGFDQLLVVEPPYDPETDFHYRIFNADGSEVEQCGNGARCFARFVWMKGLTNKYHISVSTKGGKMVLKLENDNQVTVNMGVPDFEPAKIPFRAKQAEKTYILRVGEQTVFCGAVSMGNPHCVTVVEDVATADVDSLGPLLESHERFPERVNAGFMQIVNRNEVKLRVYERGAGETQACGSGACAAVAIGRQQGLLDEKVKVSLPGGDLHIRWPGPGKPLYMTGPAAHVFDGQIVL from the coding sequence ATGCAGATTAACTTTTCCAAAATGCATGGTTTAGGCAACGACTTCATGGTGGTCGATTGTGTGACCCAGAATGTGTTCTTCTCGCCTGATGCCATTCGCCGCCTGGCCGATCGCCATCGCGGCATCGGCTTTGACCAGCTGCTGGTGGTGGAGCCGCCTTACGATCCGGAAACGGATTTCCACTACCGGATCTTCAATGCCGACGGCAGTGAGGTGGAGCAGTGCGGCAACGGCGCGCGCTGTTTTGCCCGCTTCGTCTGGATGAAAGGGCTGACCAACAAATACCATATTTCCGTCAGCACCAAGGGCGGTAAGATGGTGCTCAAGCTGGAGAATGACAATCAGGTCACGGTCAATATGGGCGTGCCGGACTTTGAGCCGGCGAAGATCCCGTTTCGGGCCAAGCAGGCGGAGAAAACCTATATTTTGCGGGTCGGCGAGCAAACTGTCTTTTGCGGGGCGGTCAGCATGGGCAATCCCCATTGTGTGACCGTGGTCGAGGATGTGGCGACTGCGGACGTCGACTCCTTGGGGCCTTTGTTAGAATCCCACGAGCGTTTTCCCGAGCGGGTGAACGCCGGCTTTATGCAGATCGTCAACCGCAACGAAGTGAAACTGCGGGTGTATGAGCGCGGGGCAGGGGAAACCCAGGCCTGCGGCAGCGGTGCCTGTGCGGCGGTGGCCATTGGCCGTCAGCAAGGGCTGCTGGATGAAAAAGTCAAAGTCAGCCTGCCGGGCGGCGATTTGCATATTCGCTGGCCGGGTCCGGGCAAACCGTTGTACATGACTGGCCCTGCTGCCCATGTGTTTGATGGACAAATAGTATTATGA
- the lysA gene encoding diaminopimelate decarboxylase, whose translation MDYFNYQQDGQLWAEDVALSELAERFGTPLYVYSRATLERHWRAFDQAVADHPHLICYAVKANSNIGVLNVLARLGSGFDIVSQGELERVIAAGGDPAKVVFSGVGKTAAEMKRALALGIKCFNVESEPELIRLNDVAGELGQVAPVSLRINPDVDAQTHPYISTGLRDNKFGIAFDRAPEVYRLAHSLPHLKVTGMDCHIGSQLTALEPFIDATDRLLALIDTLKSEGIEIDHLDVGGGLGVTYSSEQPPEPAAYASALLARLVDHPQLELIFEPGRAIAANAGVMLTRVEYLKHTEHKNFAIVDAAMNDLIRPTLYQAWQDIIPVSPREGTATTYDFVGPICETGDFIGKDRALCLAEGDVLAVRSAGAYGFVMASNYNTRTRAAEVMVDGDQAHLVRERETLAQLWQSEHILPE comes from the coding sequence TTGGATTACTTTAATTACCAGCAAGACGGCCAGCTATGGGCCGAAGACGTCGCACTGAGTGAACTGGCTGAGCGCTTTGGCACGCCCCTTTATGTCTATTCGCGTGCGACGCTGGAGCGCCACTGGCGTGCATTTGATCAGGCGGTGGCGGATCACCCGCACCTGATTTGCTATGCGGTGAAGGCGAACTCGAATATCGGGGTGCTGAATGTTCTGGCCCGGTTGGGCTCCGGGTTTGATATCGTCTCTCAGGGCGAGCTGGAGCGGGTGATTGCCGCCGGCGGCGATCCGGCCAAGGTGGTGTTCTCCGGCGTCGGCAAAACCGCGGCGGAAATGAAGCGGGCGCTGGCACTGGGCATTAAGTGCTTCAATGTCGAATCTGAGCCGGAGCTGATCCGCCTCAATGACGTGGCGGGCGAATTGGGTCAAGTGGCCCCGGTTTCGCTGCGGATCAACCCGGACGTCGATGCGCAGACGCACCCGTATATCTCCACCGGCCTGCGGGATAACAAGTTCGGGATTGCCTTCGATCGTGCGCCGGAAGTCTACCGTCTGGCCCACAGCCTGCCGCACCTTAAGGTCACCGGGATGGACTGCCATATCGGCTCACAGCTGACGGCGCTGGAGCCTTTCATCGATGCCACCGATCGCCTGTTGGCACTGATTGATACCCTGAAATCCGAAGGGATTGAAATCGACCATCTGGATGTCGGCGGTGGTCTGGGGGTCACTTACAGCAGCGAGCAACCGCCGGAGCCGGCAGCCTATGCTTCGGCCCTGCTGGCGCGCCTGGTCGATCACCCGCAACTGGAGCTGATTTTTGAACCGGGCCGGGCGATTGCCGCCAATGCCGGGGTGATGCTGACCCGGGTGGAATACCTCAAGCACACCGAGCATAAGAACTTTGCCATTGTCGATGCGGCGATGAATGATCTGATCCGCCCGACCCTGTACCAAGCCTGGCAGGACATCATTCCGGTCAGCCCGCGCGAAGGGACGGCGACGACCTATGATTTTGTCGGTCCGATCTGCGAGACCGGGGATTTCATCGGCAAAGATCGCGCTCTGTGTCTGGCAGAAGGCGACGTGTTGGCGGTGCGCTCGGCAGGGGCATACGGATTTGTGATGGCGTCGAACTACAATACCCGGACCCGGGCAGCCGAGGTGATGGTTGATGGTGATCAGGCGCATCTGGTGCGCGAACGTGAAACCCTGGCGCAATTGTGGCAGTCTGAGCATATCTTACCGGAATAA
- the lptM gene encoding LPS translocon maturation chaperone LptM: MRKGLLAILVLGILALTGCGQSGPLYMPDDSEQQQQQQP, encoded by the coding sequence ATGCGTAAAGGTTTATTGGCAATTTTGGTTCTGGGGATCCTGGCACTGACCGGCTGCGGCCAGAGTGGTCCGTTATATATGCCGGATGATTCTGAGCAGCAGCAACAACAACAACCGTAA
- the cyaY gene encoding iron donor protein CyaY codes for MNDTEFHKLADEVLMHIEEGIDQSGADIEYETTGNVLTLEFENRSQIVINRQEPLHEIWLASKSGGYHFKYKDGEWRCTRSGNELIALVKQECSLHAEEPVNW; via the coding sequence ATGAACGATACAGAATTTCATAAGCTGGCCGATGAAGTGCTGATGCACATCGAAGAAGGCATCGATCAGTCTGGTGCCGACATCGAATATGAAACGACAGGCAACGTACTGACGCTGGAATTTGAAAACCGCAGCCAGATCGTAATCAACCGCCAGGAGCCGCTGCATGAAATCTGGCTGGCCTCCAAATCCGGCGGCTACCACTTCAAATATAAGGATGGCGAGTGGCGCTGTACCCGCAGCGGCAATGAGCTGATTGCGCTGGTGAAGCAGGAATGCTCCCTGCACGCCGAAGAGCCGGTCAACTGGTAA
- a CDS encoding class I adenylate cyclase, with the protein MHNFIETLKRRLDQLNQLRLERARAAMTAPSERVFNLLTVLLHYNHPAVPGYVEQAVPAGIADFTVTDAQQQFIDDCGLTHHTTISSPILSLAEMPILGLYAMGSTASLGQSLTSDLDIWVCIRTDLSAEARAALESKCGLVSEWAMAQGVEANFFLIDQNRFRDNFSEAMTGENCGSSQHLLLLDEFYRSAVQLAGQRLLWYMVPPEMEECYDDYLHYLESNGYIRRDKWIDFGGLSRIPAEEYFGSSLWQLYKSIDSPYKSVLKAILLEAYSWEYPHTQLLSLDAKRRFFAEDRTEYCMDAYFLMLEKVTRYLERIDDHRRLDLVRRCFYLKTHEKLTREPSLGSVPWRRDVLEELTGAWQWPQAVLLELDNRRNWKVEQVKRAHNELLDALMLSYRNLIRFARRNNITSAISPEDISILARKLYAAFEVLPGKVTLLNPQISPDLHEPDLTLIQVPAGRTNAAGWYLYKHSLDPYAILGQPSLEHNRYLSKLVAWAYFNGLLTESTCLHTVVRDAAMDLDKLYQLVSDIRNTFPIRRPQPGLQALSSPCEIRQLGLFINLENDPTTALKNRAVKFDFKNTDIFSYGAEQLCLVGSVDLVYRNSWNEVRTLNFSGENAMLDALKTVLGKMHQDAIPPESVDVFCYSKHMRGLIRNLVYQLVAECIELRLKPVEQEKRRRFKAIRIGEQTHGLFFERRGVSVQKLENSVDFYSCISTNKLFGSANLVMGKTDEPHPPEIVDSYASEGLIQFFFEDCDSGYNIYILDEANRVEVYRQCCGDKNEMVHGVNRFYTSAQDRFSYSANFINFNLPQFYDIVHSDGGEPQVIPFKGGQQIPRRPAESAAPEMMVMPASSRQLG; encoded by the coding sequence TTGCACAATTTTATCGAGACGCTAAAACGCAGACTGGATCAGCTGAACCAGCTCCGGCTGGAACGAGCTCGTGCGGCCATGACGGCCCCGTCCGAGCGGGTCTTTAATTTGCTGACCGTGCTGCTGCATTACAATCATCCGGCGGTGCCTGGCTATGTGGAGCAGGCAGTACCGGCCGGGATTGCTGACTTTACTGTGACTGACGCGCAGCAGCAGTTTATTGATGATTGTGGCCTGACCCATCACACCACGATTTCTTCCCCGATCCTGTCCCTGGCCGAGATGCCAATCCTGGGCCTGTATGCCATGGGTAGTACCGCTTCCCTGGGTCAGAGCCTGACCAGTGATCTCGATATCTGGGTCTGTATCCGCACCGACTTGTCTGCCGAGGCGCGCGCCGCCCTGGAAAGCAAATGCGGCCTGGTCTCCGAATGGGCGATGGCCCAGGGCGTTGAAGCCAACTTCTTCCTGATTGACCAAAATCGTTTCCGCGACAACTTCTCCGAAGCCATGACCGGCGAGAATTGTGGTTCGAGCCAGCACTTGCTGCTGCTCGATGAGTTTTACCGCTCGGCGGTGCAACTCGCCGGTCAGCGACTGCTGTGGTACATGGTGCCGCCGGAGATGGAGGAGTGTTACGACGATTATCTCCATTACCTCGAAAGTAACGGGTATATCCGTCGTGATAAGTGGATCGATTTTGGCGGCCTGAGTCGGATCCCGGCCGAGGAATACTTCGGCTCCAGTCTGTGGCAGCTGTATAAAAGTATCGACTCGCCGTACAAATCGGTGCTCAAAGCCATTTTGCTCGAAGCCTACTCGTGGGAATATCCGCACACCCAACTGCTTAGTTTGGATGCCAAACGGCGATTTTTCGCCGAGGATCGCACCGAATACTGTATGGATGCGTACTTCCTGATGCTGGAGAAGGTGACCCGCTATCTGGAGCGGATTGATGATCATCGCCGGCTGGATCTGGTGCGGCGCTGCTTTTATCTCAAGACCCACGAAAAACTGACCCGCGAGCCGTCGCTGGGCTCGGTGCCCTGGCGCCGTGACGTGCTGGAAGAGCTGACCGGGGCCTGGCAGTGGCCGCAAGCGGTGCTGCTGGAGCTGGACAACCGCCGGAACTGGAAGGTGGAGCAGGTCAAGCGGGCGCATAATGAACTGCTTGATGCCCTGATGCTGAGCTACCGGAATCTGATCCGCTTCGCCCGGCGCAACAATATTACCTCGGCGATCAGCCCGGAAGATATCAGTATCCTGGCCCGCAAACTGTATGCGGCGTTTGAGGTGCTGCCGGGCAAAGTGACCTTGCTCAATCCGCAGATTTCACCGGATTTGCACGAACCGGACCTGACGCTGATCCAGGTGCCGGCCGGGCGGACCAACGCCGCGGGCTGGTATCTGTACAAGCACTCGCTCGACCCCTATGCGATCCTCGGCCAGCCGTCGCTGGAGCATAACCGCTACCTGAGCAAGCTGGTGGCGTGGGCCTATTTCAACGGCCTGCTGACCGAATCGACCTGCCTGCATACCGTGGTGCGGGATGCGGCAATGGATCTCGACAAGCTGTATCAGCTGGTCAGCGATATTCGCAACACCTTCCCGATCCGCCGGCCGCAGCCGGGCCTGCAGGCGCTGTCAAGTCCGTGTGAGATCCGCCAGCTCGGTCTGTTTATCAACCTGGAGAATGACCCGACCACAGCGCTGAAAAACCGCGCGGTGAAGTTCGATTTCAAGAACACAGATATCTTTAGTTACGGCGCGGAGCAACTGTGCCTGGTCGGCAGTGTCGATCTGGTATACCGCAACTCTTGGAATGAAGTGAGAACCCTCAACTTCAGCGGCGAGAATGCGATGCTCGATGCGCTCAAAACGGTACTGGGCAAGATGCACCAGGATGCGATCCCGCCCGAGTCGGTGGATGTGTTCTGTTACAGCAAGCACATGCGCGGCCTGATCCGCAATCTGGTCTACCAATTGGTAGCCGAATGTATCGAGTTGCGCCTGAAACCGGTCGAGCAGGAGAAACGCCGCCGCTTTAAAGCCATTCGCATTGGCGAGCAGACCCACGGCCTGTTTTTCGAACGCCGCGGGGTATCGGTCCAGAAGCTGGAGAACTCGGTTGATTTCTACAGCTGCATCTCGACTAACAAGCTGTTTGGCTCGGCCAATCTGGTGATGGGCAAAACCGATGAGCCGCATCCGCCGGAAATTGTCGACTCCTACGCCAGTGAAGGGCTGATCCAGTTCTTCTTCGAGGACTGCGACAGCGGCTATAACATTTATATTCTCGATGAAGCGAATCGGGTGGAAGTGTACCGCCAGTGCTGCGGCGATAAGAACGAGATGGTGCACGGGGTAAACCGGTTCTACACCTCGGCTCAGGATCGCTTCAGCTACAGTGCCAACTTTATTAACTTTAACCTGCCGCAGTTCTACGACATCGTCCATAGCGACGGTGGTGAGCCGCAGGTGATCCCGTTCAAGGGCGGTCAGCAGATCCCGCGGCGTCCGGCAGAGTCCGCGGCACCGGAGATGATGGTGATGCCGGCATCGTCCCGTCAGCTGGGCTGA
- the hemC gene encoding hydroxymethylbilane synthase, whose product MSDKPIRIATRKSPLAMWQAEFVKDALVQAHPGLNVELVPMVTKGDVILDTPLAKVGGKGLFVKELEVAMLEGRADIAVHSMKDVPVEFPEGLGLVTICEREDPRDAFVSNHYDNIAALPAGAVVGTSSLRRQCQLRARRPDLVVKDLRGNVNTRLKKLDDGEYDAIILACAGLMRLNMHDRIRGAIAPEESLPAVGQGAVGIECRLDDTRVRTLLDALNHSPTATRVLCERAMNNRLQGGCQVPIGSYSELEGDQIWLRALVGEPDGSKIVQGEIRGPLADAEALGTELADQLLAQGAKEILEKLYGDA is encoded by the coding sequence ATGAGCGATAAACCGATCCGGATTGCCACCCGCAAAAGCCCGCTGGCAATGTGGCAAGCTGAATTTGTAAAGGATGCCCTGGTGCAGGCGCACCCGGGCCTGAACGTCGAGCTGGTACCGATGGTCACCAAGGGCGACGTCATTCTGGATACACCACTGGCCAAGGTCGGGGGAAAAGGTTTGTTCGTCAAAGAGCTGGAAGTGGCGATGCTCGAAGGCCGCGCCGATATCGCAGTTCACTCGATGAAAGATGTTCCGGTCGAGTTTCCTGAAGGCCTGGGCCTGGTCACCATTTGCGAACGCGAAGATCCGCGGGACGCCTTCGTCTCCAACCATTACGACAACATTGCCGCGCTGCCGGCTGGTGCCGTGGTCGGCACGTCCAGCCTGCGCCGCCAGTGTCAGCTGCGCGCCCGGCGCCCGGATCTGGTGGTCAAGGATCTGCGCGGCAACGTCAACACCCGCCTGAAAAAGCTCGATGACGGCGAATACGACGCGATCATCCTCGCCTGCGCTGGCCTGATGCGCCTGAACATGCACGACCGCATCCGCGGCGCGATTGCACCGGAAGAGAGCCTGCCGGCCGTTGGTCAGGGCGCGGTCGGGATTGAATGCCGCCTGGACGATACCCGGGTCCGTACGCTGCTCGATGCGCTCAATCACTCGCCAACCGCCACCCGCGTATTGTGTGAGCGGGCGATGAACAACCGTCTGCAAGGCGGCTGCCAGGTGCCAATCGGCAGCTATTCAGAACTGGAAGGCGATCAAATCTGGCTGCGCGCCCTGGTCGGCGAGCCGGACGGCAGCAAAATTGTCCAGGGTGAAATTCGCGGCCCACTCGCCGATGCCGAAGCCCTGGGTACCGAGCTGGCAGATCAGCTGCTCGCCCAAGGTGCCAAAGAAATTCTGGAAAAACTGTACGGCGACGCCTGA
- a CDS encoding uroporphyrinogen-III synthase → MTILITRPAPEGDALARQLNAAGINAIAQPLLEIGPGAELPTLQSRLDHLQSDDFLIAVSAHAVDLAHNYLCSQGASWPKNVHYMAVGDKTAARLAACSGQEAHSPETRNDSEGLLALPALTQVHGRRVLILRGNGGRELIAQTLQQRGAEVHYCETYQRRLLPLDGAALCQAWQAQQVSSIVITSSEQLAYLYRLVPEHDKAWFLQRHLFVPSQRIAEQAAALGFSTVSTVGSAANCQLFTTLSKIGTMG, encoded by the coding sequence ATGACCATCCTGATCACCCGCCCGGCACCGGAGGGCGACGCGCTGGCCCGACAGCTCAACGCGGCGGGGATCAACGCGATAGCCCAACCCCTGCTCGAGATTGGCCCGGGCGCTGAGCTGCCAACGCTCCAATCCCGGCTCGATCATCTGCAATCTGACGATTTTCTGATTGCCGTCAGTGCGCATGCAGTAGATCTGGCGCACAATTACTTGTGCTCGCAAGGTGCCAGCTGGCCAAAAAACGTGCATTATATGGCGGTTGGAGACAAAACGGCTGCCCGTCTCGCGGCCTGCAGCGGCCAGGAGGCCCACAGCCCCGAGACCCGCAACGACAGCGAAGGATTGCTGGCCCTCCCTGCCCTGACGCAGGTCCACGGCCGCCGCGTCCTGATCTTGCGCGGTAACGGCGGCCGCGAACTGATTGCCCAAACCCTGCAACAGCGCGGGGCTGAAGTGCATTACTGCGAAACCTACCAACGCCGCCTGCTGCCCCTGGATGGCGCAGCCCTGTGCCAGGCCTGGCAGGCGCAACAGGTTTCGTCCATAGTAATCACCAGTAGTGAGCAACTGGCATATCTGTATCGTTTGGTTCCAGAGCACGACAAAGCTTGGTTTCTGCAGCGACACCTTTTCGTACCAAGCCAACGCATTGCTGAGCAAGCCGCAGCGCTTGGTTTCAGCACTGTTTCCACAGTGGGAAGCGCGGCGAACTGCCAGCTTTTTACAACCCTAAGCAAGATAGGCACGATGGGATAA